From Parasphaerochaeta coccoides DSM 17374, a single genomic window includes:
- a CDS encoding fimbrillin family protein — MRENTLIITILMSIMILFVALVSCEGKVRVSHATDVRFSTEIGRKASADSGWEPNDEVGIYMVNHGALAAYAATERANQPYKADIASRTSGFTPVDVSHPLQWDDISNPATTHFDFIAYYPYASSIADTTALPINIYSAGTGEQDTGKADFLWGHSKNVSTYAGGVQNNTSTVRLKLDHALSRLLVTIKPSTTVDATAINAATGGFTVTVTGTSTQATINLDTGAVSVPGNGAPIRMKDISADTLTAMERAAGKRQFEGVLIPTAHSTALLNALELEFVLTDGSGTDTAYTWKATSVADKDKHLIHFDAGKQHVYTMTLNTSDDVVAVAAIEIGIEDWDTGDSINTDALKVYCLSFDGNNATSGTAPGKMYAHAGSPITVPGSGTLDKTGHYYFGGWNTTSDGTGVRYSAGDSFTMPAHDVTLYTFWAVKLKAVTLGGYHTLMLKEDDTLWATGNNAFGQFGDGTTENATNTPKQINSDVTAVSAGIYHTMILKKDGTLWATGLNDRGQLGDGSLTDRSTPVKVMDDVKEVSAGLWHTMILKKDGTLWATGENEYGQLGDGTSGDLNNKSTPVQVSSDVAAVSAGHHHMMFLKKDGTLWGSGFNTSGQLGDGSLTDISTPVKVMADVKEVFAGSYHTFIVKKDGTLWGTGGNDHGELGVNDIIDKPAFVQVMAIMGTDVASVSGGIRNTIFLKKDGTLWATGDNHPQFDITDPADILTPVQVMTDAAAVSTDGVCTLFVKKDGTLWGTGFNKHGQLGDGTTTDRITPVQIIF, encoded by the coding sequence ATGAGAGAGAATACATTAATTATTACAATTCTTATGAGCATCATGATTCTCTTTGTCGCTCTTGTTTCATGCGAGGGCAAAGTGCGTGTTTCGCACGCCACCGACGTGCGCTTCTCCACGGAGATAGGACGCAAAGCCTCCGCTGACTCCGGCTGGGAACCCAATGACGAAGTCGGCATCTACATGGTGAATCATGGCGCCCTGGCAGCTTATGCCGCCACGGAGCGTGCCAACCAACCCTACAAGGCTGACATAGCCTCCCGAACCTCCGGCTTCACTCCTGTTGATGTCTCCCACCCCTTACAGTGGGATGACATCTCCAACCCTGCCACTACACACTTTGACTTCATCGCCTACTATCCCTATGCATCATCCATCGCTGATACCACCGCCCTGCCCATTAATATCTATTCGGCTGGTACCGGGGAACAGGATACCGGAAAGGCGGACTTCCTGTGGGGGCATAGCAAGAACGTGAGCACATACGCTGGCGGTGTCCAGAACAATACCTCAACGGTACGGCTGAAACTTGACCACGCTCTTTCCCGTCTGCTGGTCACCATCAAGCCAAGCACGACTGTTGACGCCACGGCTATCAATGCTGCCACCGGTGGATTCACCGTCACGGTCACAGGCACAAGCACACAAGCCACGATCAATCTTGATACTGGAGCCGTATCTGTTCCTGGCAATGGTGCGCCTATCCGCATGAAGGACATTTCCGCCGACACGCTTACCGCCATGGAAAGAGCCGCAGGAAAGCGCCAGTTTGAAGGTGTGTTGATACCTACGGCTCACTCCACTGCTTTATTGAATGCCCTGGAACTGGAGTTTGTCCTGACTGATGGTAGTGGCACTGATACTGCATACACATGGAAAGCGACGTCCGTAGCGGACAAAGATAAACACCTGATTCACTTTGACGCGGGCAAACAGCATGTCTACACCATGACCCTGAATACGTCTGACGATGTGGTCGCCGTCGCCGCAATCGAAATTGGAATCGAGGACTGGGACACCGGGGACAGTATAAACACAGACGCGCTCAAGGTGTACTGCCTCTCCTTTGATGGCAATAACGCGACAAGCGGCACGGCTCCGGGAAAGATGTACGCTCATGCCGGAAGTCCAATCACGGTGCCAGGTTCTGGGACACTGGATAAAACCGGGCATTATTACTTCGGGGGATGGAATACGACGTCTGACGGCACGGGAGTCCGGTATTCCGCAGGTGACTCCTTCACCATGCCTGCTCATGACGTGACACTGTATACGTTCTGGGCGGTGAAACTCAAAGCTGTCACCCTCGGAGGCTATCACACACTGATGCTGAAAGAGGACGACACGCTCTGGGCAACAGGAAACAACGCCTTTGGTCAATTCGGTGATGGTACCACTGAGAATGCAACAAACACACCTAAACAAATCAACTCTGATGTCACGGCTGTCTCCGCCGGAATCTATCACACGATGATCCTGAAAAAGGACGGCACGCTCTGGGCAACAGGACTCAACGATCGTGGACAACTGGGTGACGGCTCCCTTACAGACAGAAGTACGCCCGTGAAGGTTATGGATGATGTCAAGGAAGTCTCCGCTGGACTCTGGCACACAATGATCCTGAAGAAGGACGGCACTCTCTGGGCGACAGGGGAGAACGAATATGGACAACTTGGTGATGGTACTTCAGGTGATCTGAACAACAAAAGCACGCCCGTACAGGTCAGTTCTGATGTTGCGGCTGTCTCCGCCGGACATCATCACATGATGTTCCTGAAGAAGGACGGTACACTTTGGGGGTCTGGATTCAATACATCTGGTCAACTGGGTGACGGCTCTCTGACAGACATAAGCACACCCGTGAAGGTTATGGCTGATGTCAAGGAAGTCTTCGCCGGAAGCTATCACACGTTTATCGTGAAGAAGGACGGCACGCTCTGGGGGACAGGAGGCAACGATCATGGCGAATTGGGTGTCAATGATATAATCGACAAACCCGCGTTCGTGCAAGTCATGGCCATCATGGGTACTGATGTCGCATCAGTCTCTGGCGGAATCCGCAACACGATATTCCTGAAGAAGGACGGGACGCTCTGGGCGACAGGAGACAATCATCCTCAGTTTGACATCACCGATCCGGCTGATATATTAACGCCCGTTCAAGTCATGACTGATGCCGCAGCAGTATCCACTGATGGGGTTTGCACGCTGTTTGTGAAGAAGGACGGGACGCTCTGGGGAACTGGATTCAACAAACATGGTCAACTGGGTGACGGCACTACGACAGACAGAATTACGCCCGTGCAGATTATATTCTGA
- a CDS encoding winged helix-turn-helix domain-containing protein — protein sequence MNLRISPAHAKNFLLTYHGLVGEPRFQGHEGIIGFVRQAGCIQFDPVDSCGRNADLVLQARIPDYRPSWLYNELYDNRRLVDYFDKNMAIFSIEDWPYFERMRKYFRAHPRLTPTIRNACAEILRQIADNGGVLTSQDADIPGKVDWSWAPTKLSRAALEALYFQGDLIIHHKVGTIKHYAPTREHIPAEILNVSEPHPHDGEYVAWHVKRRIGAVGMLWNRPSDAWLAIMGMSGETRKAAFSLLEQRGDIIPVHIDGLKDVLYIRREDEPLLQTCITKKNEVRRLEFIAPLDNIMWDRRLIEAFFGFSYKWEIYTPQADRKYGWYVLPVLWNGEFIGRIEMTADRKQKVLAVKGFWPEKTFSSSGKDNRRQFTAALEKRLEKFAAFNGCIDVQHTARS from the coding sequence ATGAACCTACGAATTTCTCCAGCTCATGCCAAGAACTTCCTTCTCACCTACCACGGTTTGGTCGGGGAACCACGCTTCCAGGGTCATGAGGGAATCATCGGGTTTGTCCGCCAGGCGGGATGCATACAGTTTGACCCTGTGGATAGCTGCGGGCGGAACGCTGATCTCGTCCTTCAAGCCCGGATACCGGATTACCGACCCTCATGGCTGTATAATGAACTGTACGACAACCGCCGCCTCGTTGACTACTTTGACAAGAACATGGCTATCTTCTCCATTGAAGACTGGCCGTATTTCGAGAGGATGAGAAAATATTTCCGCGCACACCCCCGCCTGACTCCAACCATCCGGAACGCCTGCGCGGAAATCCTGCGCCAGATTGCGGACAACGGAGGCGTACTCACTTCACAGGACGCAGATATTCCGGGGAAAGTAGACTGGTCATGGGCACCAACGAAACTTTCACGGGCTGCGCTGGAAGCACTGTATTTCCAGGGAGACCTAATCATCCATCACAAGGTCGGCACAATCAAGCACTATGCGCCCACACGGGAACACATCCCTGCGGAAATACTGAACGTATCAGAACCACATCCCCATGACGGAGAATATGTGGCATGGCATGTGAAACGCAGGATAGGAGCAGTAGGAATGCTCTGGAACAGACCATCAGACGCGTGGCTGGCCATCATGGGCATGTCAGGGGAAACGCGTAAAGCCGCGTTCAGCCTCCTGGAACAAAGAGGGGATATCATACCTGTACACATTGACGGACTCAAGGATGTCCTGTACATACGCCGGGAAGATGAACCACTGTTGCAGACGTGCATCACGAAAAAGAATGAAGTCCGGAGACTTGAATTCATCGCTCCGCTGGACAACATCATGTGGGATCGACGACTGATCGAAGCTTTTTTTGGTTTTTCATACAAGTGGGAAATCTACACGCCCCAAGCGGACAGGAAATACGGATGGTATGTCCTTCCGGTCCTCTGGAACGGTGAATTCATTGGGCGGATAGAAATGACGGCGGACCGGAAGCAGAAAGTCCTTGCCGTGAAGGGCTTCTGGCCGGAGAAAACCTTCTCATCCTCCGGCAAGGACAACCGACGGCAGTTCACCGCCGCGTTGGAAAAGCGACTCGAAAAGTTCGCGGCCTTCAATGGCTGCATCGATGTACAACACACCGCACGGAGCTAG
- a CDS encoding SAM hydrolase/SAM-dependent halogenase family protein has translation MKMNRTLVFQTDFGRTDGAVAAMYGVALDINPELKIFDLSHEVPPYHIFEASYNLVQTLSYWAEGTVFISVVDPGVGTDRKSIVVRTRSGHFVVTPDNGTLTHIAKDVGIEEAREIEESLHRRPGSSESYTFHGRDLYAVTGAKLAAGLIPFDAVGPVLPLSSLVILPTTQTEILPDEVKGSIDVLDARFGSLWTSVEREAFLTLGLKFGDLVDVSITGQGTPMYRSTIVYCHSFGDVPAGHPLVYVNSLYRMGVAINQGSFAKAYNIGTGQGWKVSFRRAGDDRK, from the coding sequence ATGAAAATGAACAGGACGCTGGTTTTTCAGACTGATTTCGGACGTACCGATGGAGCTGTCGCCGCGATGTATGGTGTCGCGCTGGACATCAACCCGGAATTAAAGATATTCGACCTGTCACACGAGGTTCCTCCTTACCATATCTTTGAGGCATCCTACAACCTTGTCCAGACTCTCAGCTACTGGGCGGAAGGCACGGTCTTCATATCCGTGGTGGATCCAGGGGTAGGGACGGACAGGAAAAGCATTGTTGTCCGGACAAGGAGCGGCCATTTCGTCGTGACACCGGACAACGGTACTCTGACTCATATTGCCAAGGATGTTGGCATAGAGGAAGCGCGGGAGATAGAGGAGAGCCTCCATCGGCGACCTGGCAGCAGCGAATCCTATACGTTCCATGGCCGCGACCTGTATGCGGTCACGGGCGCAAAACTCGCTGCGGGACTTATTCCCTTTGATGCTGTAGGGCCTGTTCTTCCGCTGTCCTCGCTTGTCATCCTTCCTACCACCCAGACTGAAATCCTGCCTGATGAGGTAAAGGGGAGCATTGACGTGCTTGACGCGCGTTTTGGTTCTCTGTGGACAAGCGTGGAAAGAGAGGCATTCTTGACCCTCGGTCTGAAGTTTGGGGATTTGGTTGATGTCAGCATAACCGGCCAAGGCACTCCGATGTACCGTAGCACGATAGTCTATTGTCATAGCTTCGGCGATGTTCCTGCCGGGCATCCTCTTGTCTATGTCAACTCCCTCTATCGCATGGGTGTGGCCATCAACCAAGGGAGCTTTGCCAAGGCATACAATATCGGTACCGGTCAGGGCTGGAAGGTATCGTTCAGGCGTGCCGGGGATGACAGGAAATAA
- a CDS encoding SAM hydrolase/SAM-dependent halogenase family protein: protein MSGTKKPMLVFQTDFTYKEGAVSAMYGVVKSVDRTLEIIDGSHEIPKYDTWSASYRLFQTVRFWPAGTVFVSVVDPGVGTPRRACVALTESGHYIVTPDNGALTHLDVSPGIIQVREINEKVNRRPASSGTNVFHGRDLFGYCAARLASGIISFEEVGSEYPVSRIVRHPLVSSTVEGGVVSGIFEIGDPNFGNLWTNIPRKQFTQAGFAFGDRLQVTVSHGDAVFFSQIVLFQSSFGYVTKGEPIIYVNEMERIGLALNQDDICARHGLHFGSDWMVSFARP, encoded by the coding sequence ATGAGCGGTACAAAGAAGCCAATGCTTGTCTTTCAGACAGATTTCACGTACAAGGAAGGAGCTGTCAGTGCCATGTACGGGGTGGTCAAGAGTGTTGACAGAACCCTTGAGATCATCGATGGCAGTCATGAGATTCCCAAGTACGATACATGGAGCGCGTCATATCGGCTTTTCCAGACCGTCCGCTTTTGGCCAGCGGGAACTGTCTTCGTGTCGGTAGTCGATCCTGGAGTAGGAACCCCACGCAGGGCATGTGTAGCCCTGACGGAAAGCGGGCATTATATTGTGACCCCGGACAACGGAGCATTGACTCACCTCGATGTTTCACCAGGAATCATACAGGTGCGGGAAATCAATGAAAAGGTGAACCGCAGACCCGCAAGCTCCGGAACCAATGTATTCCATGGTCGGGATCTTTTTGGCTATTGTGCCGCCCGCCTCGCTTCCGGCATCATCAGCTTCGAGGAAGTCGGATCTGAATATCCTGTTTCCCGGATTGTGCGCCATCCTCTGGTGTCTTCCACGGTCGAGGGAGGTGTCGTCAGCGGCATCTTTGAAATCGGTGATCCGAATTTCGGCAATCTCTGGACAAACATTCCCCGGAAGCAATTCACCCAAGCAGGTTTTGCTTTCGGCGACAGGCTACAGGTGACTGTTTCCCATGGGGACGCCGTTTTTTTCTCCCAAATCGTCCTTTTCCAGTCATCATTCGGATATGTCACCAAGGGAGAACCCATCATCTACGTCAATGAGATGGAACGCATAGGCTTGGCTTTGAACCAGGATGATATCTGCGCTCGTCATGGTTTGCATTTCGGGTCGGATTGGATGGTCAGCTTTGCACGACCTTAA
- a CDS encoding Sapep family Mn(2+)-dependent dipeptidase, which yields MMDAYSFLPLGFLADLRALLRIPSVYDGATSDAARPYGAAVADAFAYVLGMGRRDGFSVAEYDGHVVSISLPGTGEGRIDVISHVDVVEPGTGWSRNPFGAEIEGDILYGRGTQDMKAPFLVTYYTLKAIKEAGIHPKRELRLVIGGDEERTMDDMVRYVRKAGTPDFAFTPDSAFPVCLGEKGALMWRIQGSVQTSIEQFEGGVQCNVISPAARAVIRSSATETEYREAFSSLEIFRDGGVEGSVRSLPSDQISERTSERTSCRIEVNVKGIAAHASRPEDGRSATTALCAAIAHVEDDDFARLVASVFSDHYGAGANLSRDIPPMGRLTMNLGILRLKEGKVYGEIDCRYPYGVTSGELTALLQSACPHLEISLDYDAPPTLADAASPFVTALADIYRKATGDEQSAPFISGGVTYAKVVPRCVAFGPLMPGGVSLAHQVDECIDLKDISILLRIYGDAMVSLATMDSDDYSFSDEFQGEKKI from the coding sequence ATGATGGACGCATACTCCTTCCTCCCTCTTGGATTCCTCGCCGATTTACGCGCCTTGCTCCGCATCCCGTCCGTGTACGATGGCGCGACTTCTGATGCAGCCCGACCATATGGAGCTGCTGTCGCGGATGCCTTTGCTTATGTCCTTGGGATGGGCAGGAGGGATGGTTTTTCTGTTGCCGAATATGACGGACATGTCGTTTCAATCAGCCTGCCCGGAACGGGAGAAGGGCGCATCGATGTCATTTCACATGTCGATGTCGTGGAGCCGGGTACCGGGTGGTCCCGCAATCCGTTCGGAGCGGAAATCGAGGGAGATATCCTCTATGGGCGGGGTACTCAAGACATGAAAGCTCCCTTCCTGGTCACGTATTATACGTTGAAAGCAATCAAGGAGGCGGGCATCCATCCCAAGCGGGAGTTGCGGCTGGTCATAGGAGGGGATGAGGAAAGAACCATGGATGACATGGTACGGTATGTGAGGAAGGCCGGAACGCCTGATTTCGCCTTCACTCCGGACAGTGCCTTTCCTGTGTGCCTGGGAGAGAAGGGAGCTTTGATGTGGCGCATACAGGGAAGCGTGCAGACCTCTATTGAACAGTTCGAGGGAGGGGTACAGTGCAATGTCATTTCTCCTGCCGCCCGCGCCGTCATCCGTTCCTCCGCCACGGAAACGGAGTATCGGGAGGCTTTTTCTTCCCTGGAGATTTTCCGTGACGGGGGAGTGGAGGGAAGTGTCCGCAGCTTGCCGTCAGACCAGATATCAGAGCGGACATCAGAGCGAACATCATGCCGAATCGAAGTCAACGTGAAGGGAATTGCTGCCCATGCTTCGCGTCCGGAAGATGGACGCAGTGCCACTACAGCACTCTGCGCCGCTATAGCACATGTGGAAGATGATGATTTCGCCCGCTTGGTTGCTTCCGTGTTTTCAGACCATTACGGAGCCGGAGCGAATCTTTCCCGCGACATCCCTCCTATGGGCAGACTGACCATGAACCTTGGCATCCTTCGGCTGAAAGAAGGGAAAGTATACGGGGAAATCGACTGTCGCTATCCCTACGGCGTCACATCTGGTGAGCTGACAGCTCTTTTGCAAAGTGCCTGTCCCCATCTGGAGATATCCTTGGATTACGATGCGCCGCCTACCCTTGCGGACGCGGCATCTCCCTTTGTGACAGCCCTGGCAGACATATACAGGAAAGCTACGGGAGACGAACAGTCAGCACCCTTTATCAGTGGCGGCGTCACCTATGCGAAAGTCGTGCCACGATGCGTGGCTTTCGGCCCGCTGATGCCGGGAGGCGTTTCCTTGGCACACCAAGTGGATGAGTGCATCGACCTGAAGGACATCTCTATCCTGCTACGCATATACGGAGATGCCATGGTGTCTCTTGCCACTATGGACAGTGACGATTACAGTTTCAGTGATGAGTTTCAGGGAGAAAAGAAGATATGA
- a CDS encoding energy-coupling factor transporter transmembrane component T family protein, whose product MNNRLLINMIPGDTFLHKLSGTTKVRLFVILMVYLIMSFDLRLLVPLFIICLIGLFSLKPNWRILKPFFVIVLLMNLLNIVLFWVADPAVGEQWVGRTRTILFSVTPRLFISRETLWYLAVRIFKMYTSFLVSLVFILSIVPSELAAGLYSMGVPYKICSVFSLAFRYIPDIGRDFQNIKISMQARGVEMDSRRISLMKRLKQTTLILVPLIITSFDRIGTISNAMDLRGYGRLKKRSYYSEHEPTRSDKVFFWLTLALGLFCLYWVIVRNVLIPGHQMWYPYA is encoded by the coding sequence ATGAACAACCGGCTTCTCATCAACATGATTCCCGGAGATACATTCCTGCATAAACTCTCCGGAACCACGAAGGTACGTCTGTTTGTCATCCTGATGGTGTATCTCATCATGTCGTTCGACCTCAGACTGTTGGTACCTCTTTTCATCATCTGCCTCATAGGGTTGTTCTCCTTGAAGCCGAACTGGCGCATTCTCAAGCCTTTCTTTGTCATCGTGCTGTTGATGAACCTTTTGAACATCGTCCTTTTCTGGGTGGCTGATCCCGCAGTCGGGGAACAATGGGTGGGACGGACGCGAACCATTCTTTTTTCAGTGACGCCCCGTCTTTTCATCAGCAGAGAAACCCTCTGGTACCTTGCTGTGCGTATCTTCAAGATGTACACATCATTCCTCGTGTCCTTGGTTTTCATTCTTAGCATCGTGCCCTCCGAGCTTGCCGCGGGATTATATTCCATGGGCGTTCCTTACAAGATATGTTCCGTTTTTTCCCTTGCTTTCCGGTATATCCCGGATATCGGGCGTGATTTCCAGAACATCAAGATATCCATGCAGGCTCGTGGCGTGGAGATGGACAGCCGCAGGATTTCCCTGATGAAACGGCTGAAGCAGACGACATTGATTCTCGTCCCCCTGATAATCACATCCTTTGACCGCATCGGTACAATCAGCAACGCGATGGATCTCCGCGGTTATGGAAGGTTGAAAAAAAGGTCGTACTACAGCGAGCATGAGCCGACACGCTCGGACAAGGTTTTTTTCTGGCTGACCCTTGCCCTTGGGCTGTTCTGCCTGTACTGGGTTATAGTCCGTAATGTCCTCATCCCAGGTCATCAGATGTGGTATCCTTACGCATGA
- a CDS encoding ABC transporter ATP-binding protein, whose protein sequence is MSSLPAIEFRGFSFRYKSQTEPTLHDIDLTIGLGEKILILGPSGSGKSTLANCINGLVPFSFEGDISGSCVVMGQETRKSSLFELSKHVGTVLQDSDAQFVGLSVGEDIAFALENRNTPRQEMLTRVREAAEIVGMEDYLVHVPYQLSGGQKQKVSLAGVLHDDVDILIFDEPLASLDPRAGMGAIELIDAIHQRGKTVVIIEHRLEDVLYRNIDRIIMLDKGRIVFNGIPDNLLASDTLERYGIREPLYITALRYADCHVTEADRPSSIHTLDVSRYADKLKEHQRLSLPPAPSVTGEMVVSVEGMSFAYEKDLVVKDVSFSIRKGEKVAFIGKNGAGKSTMAKLLCGIVRPGNGSITLGNINASSLSIKEIGNRVGYVMQNPNQMLVKDIIKDEVALALTLRERPQEESDAVVSETLRMCGLYGMRNWPVSMVSYGQKKRVTVASILSTRPDIIILDEPTAGQDYRHYTEIMEFLDVLNRDYGITIIFITHDMHLAIEYTDRAVVFADGEKIADDAVFKVLANDDVIGRANLKQTSLYTLAMRLGISPEAFIQHFIAYETRLRNREGSI, encoded by the coding sequence ATGAGCAGCCTTCCGGCCATAGAGTTCCGCGGTTTCAGCTTCCGTTATAAATCGCAGACTGAGCCTACACTGCATGACATAGACCTTACGATAGGTCTGGGTGAGAAAATACTCATCCTCGGACCAAGCGGAAGCGGCAAATCTACTCTTGCCAACTGTATCAACGGCCTTGTCCCCTTCTCGTTTGAAGGGGACATTTCTGGTTCTTGCGTGGTCATGGGACAAGAAACCAGGAAGTCCAGTCTTTTTGAACTAAGCAAGCATGTTGGGACGGTGCTTCAGGATTCTGATGCCCAGTTCGTCGGGCTTTCCGTGGGAGAGGACATTGCCTTTGCGCTTGAGAATCGGAATACACCCCGGCAGGAAATGCTCACCAGGGTTCGTGAAGCGGCGGAAATCGTCGGGATGGAGGACTATCTCGTCCATGTCCCCTACCAGCTTTCCGGAGGACAGAAGCAGAAAGTCTCTCTTGCGGGAGTACTCCATGATGATGTGGACATCCTCATATTCGACGAACCGCTGGCTTCCCTGGACCCGCGCGCGGGCATGGGTGCCATCGAACTGATAGATGCCATCCACCAGCGGGGAAAGACCGTTGTCATCATTGAGCATCGCCTTGAAGATGTCCTGTACAGGAATATCGACCGCATCATCATGCTTGACAAGGGAAGGATTGTTTTCAACGGCATTCCTGACAACCTTCTTGCCTCGGACACATTGGAACGTTACGGTATCCGGGAACCCCTCTACATCACCGCGCTCCGTTATGCCGACTGCCATGTTACGGAAGCGGACAGGCCATCGTCCATCCATACCCTGGATGTGAGCCGGTACGCCGACAAATTGAAGGAACACCAGAGGCTGTCTCTCCCTCCCGCTCCGTCCGTCACGGGAGAAATGGTGGTGTCTGTGGAAGGGATGTCCTTTGCTTATGAGAAAGACTTGGTCGTCAAGGATGTTTCGTTCTCAATCAGGAAAGGGGAGAAGGTCGCTTTCATTGGAAAGAACGGGGCAGGGAAATCGACGATGGCCAAGCTGCTGTGCGGCATCGTCCGCCCTGGGAACGGTTCCATCACGCTGGGGAACATTAATGCGTCCAGCCTGTCCATCAAGGAAATAGGGAACCGCGTCGGGTATGTGATGCAGAATCCCAACCAGATGCTGGTCAAGGACATCATCAAGGATGAAGTAGCCCTTGCGTTGACTTTGAGGGAAAGACCACAGGAAGAAAGCGATGCCGTGGTCAGTGAAACCCTCCGTATGTGCGGACTGTATGGGATGCGCAACTGGCCTGTCTCCATGGTGAGCTATGGTCAGAAGAAACGTGTCACCGTGGCATCCATCTTGTCCACCCGCCCCGACATCATCATCCTGGATGAACCGACCGCAGGACAGGACTATCGACATTACACGGAAATCATGGAGTTCCTTGATGTTCTGAACCGGGACTACGGAATCACCATCATATTCATTACCCATGACATGCATTTGGCCATTGAGTATACTGACCGTGCCGTCGTTTTTGCGGACGGGGAGAAGATTGCTGATGATGCAGTCTTCAAGGTTCTTGCCAATGATGATGTCATAGGGAGGGCGAATCTCAAGCAGACTTCACTCTATACGCTGGCTATGCGCTTGGGGATTTCACCGGAGGCTTTCATCCAGCACTTCATTGCCTATGAGACTCGACTGCGGAACAGGGAGGGAAGCATATGA
- a CDS encoding ECF-type riboflavin transporter substrate-binding protein has translation MSDEKKKTIGQVLVGTWNTQTIVAIGIGAALFGVLMNYGGIPIFTNTRLTTAQLVPVFVGALFGPLPAFVASTVGNIIADLIGGWGYWFDWSIGNGVLAFFVGLLPVYGADIKNGIFTATQAIIYAVIALVGNAIAFGVVTPVLTVLFYGGELNITFAQSLFGGLANVLVLVVLGIPILFLLASRYAKGTNLKEEE, from the coding sequence ATGAGTGACGAAAAGAAGAAGACTATCGGCCAAGTCCTTGTCGGGACGTGGAATACTCAGACAATAGTCGCGATTGGCATTGGCGCCGCGTTGTTCGGTGTGCTGATGAATTACGGCGGCATCCCTATATTCACCAATACCCGGCTGACCACCGCCCAGCTCGTCCCGGTATTCGTCGGAGCGCTTTTCGGGCCGCTTCCGGCTTTTGTCGCCTCCACAGTCGGAAACATCATAGCCGACCTGATTGGTGGATGGGGCTATTGGTTCGACTGGTCCATCGGCAATGGCGTGCTTGCCTTCTTCGTCGGTCTGCTTCCTGTCTATGGCGCGGACATCAAGAATGGCATCTTCACTGCGACACAGGCAATCATCTATGCAGTCATCGCCCTCGTGGGCAATGCCATTGCTTTTGGTGTCGTGACTCCTGTACTTACCGTGCTTTTCTATGGTGGTGAACTGAACATCACTTTTGCACAGTCCCTGTTTGGAGGTCTTGCCAATGTCTTGGTTCTCGTGGTTCTTGGCATACCTATCCTGTTCCTGTTGGCAAGCAGATATGCCAAGGGAACGAACCTGAAAGAAGAGGAATGA